From one Phycodurus eques isolate BA_2022a chromosome 6, UOR_Pequ_1.1, whole genome shotgun sequence genomic stretch:
- the LOC133403766 gene encoding endoplasmic reticulum resident protein 27 isoform X1 — MPIGLFFFTLVSCVIAKENDEMLPSLNNSKAAEAFIDSAEVVVIGFLEGDESHGYRELASAAKRVGSVSVAICRSKEVWADYGVRSDTIALFRKADDHREYLVIAEAKKIETDGLANFIVVNEVRYVTEYNRATAVGLFNSDVKTHLLLFADKGREEFQELKEQLGALAPEFTGKFLFVLINGAEDANVRSLGYFGLKSTDLPRVGIYDGDSDMKWLLPAGDVSTERVRDFCDSFLRGELKDVKQAGAETKTEL; from the exons ATGCCGATTGGACTCTTCTTCTTCACCCTGGTGTCTTGCGTCATTGCTAAGGAGAACG atGAGATGCTTCCGAGTTTAAATAACAGCAAAGCTGCAGAGGCGTTCATCGACTCCGCTGAAGTGGTGGTGATTGGATTCCTGGAG GGCGACGAGAGCCACGGCTACCGAGAACTTGCGTCGGCGGCGAAGCGCGTGGGTTCGGTCTCGGTGGCCATTTGTCGTTCGAAAGAAGTGTGGGCCGACTACGGCGTTCGATCAGACACCATCGCTCTTTTCAGAAAG GCTGACGACCATCGAGAGTACCTGGTGATTGCCGAGGCCAAGAAGATCGAGACCGACGGTCTCGCGAACTTTATCGTGGTGAACGAGGTCCGATACGTGACTGAATACAACCGAGCG ACGGCCGTGGGCCTCTTCAACTCCGACGTGAAGACGCACCTCCTGCTCTTTGCCGACAAGGGCCGCGAAGAATTTCAGGAGCTCAAGGAGCAGCTGGGGGCTTTGGCTCCGGAGTTCACTGGCAAA TTCTTGTTCGTGCTCATCAATGGCGCCGAAGACGCCAACGTCCGCTCCTTGGGCTACTTTGGACTCAAATCTACGGACCTGCCGCGCGTGGGCATCTACGATGGCGACTCGGACATGAAGTGGCTGCTGCCCGCGGGAGACGTTTCGACGGAGCGTGTGCGAGACTTCTGCGACTCTTTCTTGCGAGGGGAACTGAAG GACGTGAAACAGGCCGGAGCAGAGACCAAAACGGAGCTCTAA
- the LOC133403766 gene encoding endoplasmic reticulum resident protein 27 isoform X2 → MLPSLNNSKAAEAFIDSAEVVVIGFLEGDESHGYRELASAAKRVGSVSVAICRSKEVWADYGVRSDTIALFRKADDHREYLVIAEAKKIETDGLANFIVVNEVRYVTEYNRATAVGLFNSDVKTHLLLFADKGREEFQELKEQLGALAPEFTGKFLFVLINGAEDANVRSLGYFGLKSTDLPRVGIYDGDSDMKWLLPAGDVSTERVRDFCDSFLRGELKDVKQAGAETKTEL, encoded by the exons ATGCTTCCGAGTTTAAATAACAGCAAAGCTGCAGAGGCGTTCATCGACTCCGCTGAAGTGGTGGTGATTGGATTCCTGGAG GGCGACGAGAGCCACGGCTACCGAGAACTTGCGTCGGCGGCGAAGCGCGTGGGTTCGGTCTCGGTGGCCATTTGTCGTTCGAAAGAAGTGTGGGCCGACTACGGCGTTCGATCAGACACCATCGCTCTTTTCAGAAAG GCTGACGACCATCGAGAGTACCTGGTGATTGCCGAGGCCAAGAAGATCGAGACCGACGGTCTCGCGAACTTTATCGTGGTGAACGAGGTCCGATACGTGACTGAATACAACCGAGCG ACGGCCGTGGGCCTCTTCAACTCCGACGTGAAGACGCACCTCCTGCTCTTTGCCGACAAGGGCCGCGAAGAATTTCAGGAGCTCAAGGAGCAGCTGGGGGCTTTGGCTCCGGAGTTCACTGGCAAA TTCTTGTTCGTGCTCATCAATGGCGCCGAAGACGCCAACGTCCGCTCCTTGGGCTACTTTGGACTCAAATCTACGGACCTGCCGCGCGTGGGCATCTACGATGGCGACTCGGACATGAAGTGGCTGCTGCCCGCGGGAGACGTTTCGACGGAGCGTGTGCGAGACTTCTGCGACTCTTTCTTGCGAGGGGAACTGAAG GACGTGAAACAGGCCGGAGCAGAGACCAAAACGGAGCTCTAA